One segment of Urocitellus parryii isolate mUroPar1 chromosome 5, mUroPar1.hap1, whole genome shotgun sequence DNA contains the following:
- the Apold1 gene encoding apolipoprotein L domain-containing protein 1 produces the protein MGMERPAAWEPQGADSLRRFQGLLLDRRGQLHGQVLRLREVARRLERLRRRSLAANVAGSSLSAAGAVAAIVGLSLSPVTLGASLLASAVGLGVATAGGAVTITSDLSLIFCNSREVRRVQEIAATCQDQMREILSCLEFFCRWQGRGDRQLLQSGRNASMALYNSVYFIVFFGSRGFLIPRRAEGATKVSQAVLKAKIQKLAESLESCTGALDELSEQLESRVQLCTKSSRGHDLRISADQPAGLFF, from the exons ATG GGCATGGAGCGGCCTGCGGCCTGGGAGCCGCAAGGTGCGGATTCGCTGCGTCGCTTCCAAGGGCTGTTGCTGGATCGCCGCGGCCAGCTCCACGGCCAGGTGCTGCGCCTGCGCGAGGTGGCCCGGCGCCTAGAGCGCCTCCGCCGGCGATCCCTGGCGGCCAATGTGGCGGGCAGCTCACTGAGCGCCGCGGGCGCCGTCGCTGCCATCGTGGGGCTTTCGCTCAGCCCTGTCACCCTGGGTGCCTCGCTTCTTGCGTCGGCTGTGGGACTAGGGGTGGCCACCGCCGGAGGGGCGGTCACCATCACGTCCGACCTCTCCCTGATCTTCTGTAACTCCCGGGAGGTGCGGAGGGTGCAGGAGATCGCGGCCACCTGCCAGGACCAGATGCGTGAGATCCTGAGTTGCCTGGAGTTCTTCTGCCGCTGGCAGGGCCGCGGGGACCGCCAGCTGCTGCAGAGCGGGAGGAACGCCTCCATGGCCCTGTACAACTCTGTCTACTTCATCGTCTTCTTTGGCTCACGTGGCTTCCTCATCCCCAGGCGCGCGGAGGGGGCCACCAAGGTTAGCCAGGCGGTTCTGAAGGCCAAGATTCAGAAACTGGCGGAGAGCCTGGAGTCCTGCACCGGGGCTCTGGACGAACTTAGTGAGCAGCTGGAGTCCCGGGTCCAACTCTGCACCAAATCCAGCCGTGGCCACGACCTCAGGATCTCTGCTGACCAGCCCGCAGGGTTGTTTTTCTGA